The Toxotes jaculatrix isolate fToxJac2 chromosome 6, fToxJac2.pri, whole genome shotgun sequence genomic interval TCATGTTTGCATCGTTGTCATATGATTGTCCCCTACAGTCCTCAAAGGGGATGTTCAATTCTTAAAGCTTCTGAAGAATTAATTTAGACAAGCCTTGACCTGTAGATTCAGGAGCTACAAGAAACCCCAAGAAGTGTTCCTttatctctgctgttttgtcatGACTTACAGTGCGGACAACAACAGACATCTGTTCTCGATAACTCACATCTCGGGTGCAATCCACAGTGCGTGGTCTGCGTATAGGGAGGGGCGGGGCTGGACCAACCACCAATTAGaaatcagagaaacagacactCCATATTTCTCCAGAACTTGCCTGCAAATCATCAGGATTTTCGATTTTTTTCAATATCAAAGTAATTTATTGATGGTTGTCAAAACATCCAAGAAAATATAGTAAATACTAACTCTTAATGGCGAATTCGGCGGActtaatttttccaaaatgtaaacaaatatgtTCTAAAAACACAGGCTCGTGCTGTAGTCTCCAGCGTAACACACAGTCCTCCAGTCCTGCAAGTGGCGATGTGACTTGAAAGCGACGTGTCTCCCTGCATGGCGGAAGAAGTCAACAGCATGGTGTAGGGACGAGGGAGGGACCTTCGATGTTTTGCGGGTTGTCAACGTTATAGAAATTAcactttttgcacatttacTCAGATAATCTACTCAGAACAACAGACAAGGGTATCGGCCGTAAGGTGAGTGTTATTAGTTTTGCGTTGAGTTGTTGTTGTGTGCAAACTGAGGAAGCTAACCTTTGCTAACTCAAGGGACATAAGGGCATATATGTCAGTCATATCTGCGTTCTCAAACATGGCCCTGAATCCGCTGCATCTGTGGATAATTCAAAGGACTGAACTAacacctgtaaaaaaaatagaGTTGCGACGACCTTTACTTAACCTGTTCTGTGGTTGCATGCAGGCACCATAATTTACTTTTCCTGCTAAGTGGATGATATGCATTTGCTTTTGTGGTGACAGAAGCATTCAGATctttcacttaagtaaaagtggTAATAATGTCTTAATAtgaaaatactccattacaagaaaaagcattaaaatctaaattttgtttgtttgttgatttatttctttaaaggTTATTTTCTTTAACATTATAACCTTGAtaaagggaggatttattgcagggctcTAGCATTAAATTGCATTAATTTTAgcaaggtgtacctaataacctggcaactgagtgtaaaaatctgacatttgAGAAACTAAAACCAGTAAATATTTgcaattttcctttaaaaattacCAGAAAAGTTGATGAATAACTTTCTGTTGACTGACTAATtttttcagctcagctctggatctggatctgccATGGAGCCTGTCATGCATCAGGTTTGGCCGAGACTCTTCCAGAGGTTCCACAGGACCCTTATTCTTCCAAAGAGAAACCATTCAGGCTGTGCTGAGCCCTCCGCCGCTCCTGCCTCCACTCACTCTAGACGCATCAGATCCACACTCCTGGTGTCACGTCTCTACCAGCCGTCAAACCTGCGTGATGTGGGCCAGGACAGCCGGCTGCAAGGAGAGATGACTTGTAAGAGCCAGAGGCTGATGCAGCAGGCTGggctcatccatccatccaacccAGGGTGTTACTACTACCTTCCCTCCACTGTCCGCTCCATGGAGAAGCTGGTGagactgtgtttattttcttacttGAAGTAAGTAGCCATAGGTCATCTAGTGGTGCCATGTCCACAAAGATGATTCTCTATAGACGCTTCTGACATGAATTTGTGGCCCCACAAGACAagacctcaaaaaaatttacCAATTCAAAGACCAATGAATCATAATGATCTATATTatcatattcagtttttttccttttggacagtttattttataattttttattgtGCACTTTTTAAATCAATTTCGAATAATTTCTTAAattgttgcttatttatttaaaagattaGAAGCTACTTTAGGGAAGTCAGCAGGGattcaaataaaaaagattATAAAATAAACCATATGGTAATTTGGTTTGTTATGGACTTACAGGATCTCACATTCATCCATGACTGTAAATTAAAGCATTTCCCAGAATATTTGGCTGTTGACCttttaaaacaaagcagttGTCTGTTTATGGCCTATTGTAACAGCTTGCATATGTCTACAAGTTGTTAACAGATAACCAAAGAGTAATTTTCCTCCTCAGtttaatttattcatcattttaagTGGCCCaggagaaatgttttttctggTTTCCTGATGTGTGTATATTGTCTCGTTTTAGttctataaaatgtaaaaccagCTGTCTTTAATCAACAGGTGAGAGTGATTGACCAAGAGATGCAGGTTATTGGTGGACAGAAGATAGACATGCCCAGTTTGTGCTCGGCTGAACTCTGGAAAACAAGTGATCGCTGGGACTTGATGGGAAAGGAGCTGCTCCGTCTGAAAGACCGTCATGGAGTCGACTACTGTTTGGGTCCCACACACGAGGAGGCAGTGACGACTTTGGTTGCTCACCAGGCGACTCTCTCCTACAGACAGCTCCCTTTGCTTCTTTACCAGGTAAGCTTTCAGCCCAATATTGTTGCCAATGTACGTGTTTCAGTAAGCTGCAGTTTTACATCATTATTTCTTTGCTATAAAACAGATTACCCGCAAATTCAGGGATGAGCCGAAGCCAAAGTTTGGTCTTCTTCGAGGGAGGGAGTTCTACATGAAGGACATGTACTCATTTGATGTGAGCGAAGAGGCAGCTTACCAAACCTATGAATCTGTGTGCCAAGCATACACTCGGCTCTTTGCACGTCTCGGCCTACGTTGTGTTCAGGTGCAGGCAGATACAGGAAACATCGGCGGTAAACTCTCGCATGAATTCCAGCTGCCGGCAGACATCGGTGAAGACCGGCTTCTGGTCTGTGGGAACTGCTCCTTCTCGGCTAATGTAGAGACCATGTCCTCAGACAGGACTGACTGCCCACAGTGTAAAACTGGCACACTGGTAGAGTCAAAGGGTATAGAGGTTGGCCACACCTTTTACCTGGGGAAAAAGTACTCTCAAGTATTCAATGCCACCTTCAGCAATTCCCAGAACAAGCCTAGTATCGCTGAAATGGGCTGCTATGGTCTTGGAGTGACCCGTATTCTTGCTGCTGCCATTGAGGT includes:
- the pars2 gene encoding probable proline--tRNA ligase, mitochondrial; translation: MEPVMHQVWPRLFQRFHRTLILPKRNHSGCAEPSAAPASTHSRRIRSTLLVSRLYQPSNLRDVGQDSRLQGEMTCKSQRLMQQAGLIHPSNPGCYYYLPSTVRSMEKLVRVIDQEMQVIGGQKIDMPSLCSAELWKTSDRWDLMGKELLRLKDRHGVDYCLGPTHEEAVTTLVAHQATLSYRQLPLLLYQITRKFRDEPKPKFGLLRGREFYMKDMYSFDVSEEAAYQTYESVCQAYTRLFARLGLRCVQVQADTGNIGGKLSHEFQLPADIGEDRLLVCGNCSFSANVETMSSDRTDCPQCKTGTLVESKGIEVGHTFYLGKKYSQVFNATFSNSQNKPSIAEMGCYGLGVTRILAAAIEVMSTEEGIRWPGLLAPYQVCVLPPKKGSKVDEVADLADDLIHTLEDALPCLRGEVVLDDRTQMTVGKRLKDASRLGYPYVIVVGQGALEETPKFEVICQQTGETMFLSKDGLLDLLGRVETV